The following are from one region of the Salicibibacter kimchii genome:
- a CDS encoding CPBP family intramembrane glutamic endopeptidase: MGMTNARLLTAIWQGFGFMVLAGLLLTIIFRWGEVLPFLAGLVDPEFFMRDVLIGLGSGVLMAIIVTVITKVTKMGLPDNDLTRILKQLIRARGGIVTIALGAGVAEEFLFRGVLMGLVIDEWNAALVLILNALVFTALHVPQYKGKMLMHVVVFVMGIWLGALFLLSQTLWAPIAAHALYNAILGWQMRTETE; encoded by the coding sequence ATGGGAATGACCAATGCCCGCTTGCTTACAGCCATTTGGCAAGGATTTGGCTTCATGGTTCTCGCCGGGCTGTTGTTAACGATCATTTTTCGCTGGGGCGAGGTGCTGCCTTTTTTAGCAGGCCTTGTTGACCCGGAATTCTTTATGCGAGATGTGCTGATCGGTCTTGGCAGCGGTGTTCTCATGGCGATTATTGTGACTGTCATCACGAAGGTAACGAAGATGGGTTTGCCGGACAATGATTTGACCCGTATTCTGAAGCAACTCATTCGGGCACGTGGCGGAATTGTGACGATCGCGTTGGGGGCAGGTGTTGCCGAAGAGTTTCTTTTTCGCGGTGTGCTAATGGGTTTAGTGATTGATGAATGGAATGCGGCTTTGGTGCTCATTTTAAATGCGCTCGTTTTCACTGCCTTACATGTGCCGCAATACAAAGGGAAAATGCTCATGCACGTCGTTGTTTTTGTCATGGGTATTTGGCTTGGGGCGTTGTTTTTGTTGAGTCAAACCTTGTGGGCGCCGATTGCCGCTCACGCGCTTTACAATGCCATTCTTGGCTGGCAAATGCGCACCGAGACCGAGTAA
- the resA gene encoding thiol-disulfide oxidoreductase ResA: protein MDKQERYKRKRRRLLMRTAILLTLTAGVVYVFYTNFIQAEPSMVSEGEQAPNFALMDMDGERVELADYEGEGVFLNFWGTFCPPCEDEMPYMEDEHQAYADEDVEILAVNVGESELTIDRFAQRHQLTFPILMDEHRNVLDQYGVGELPATYLIDEHGEVQHIRTGGMSEQHVEDFMAEINPAAS, encoded by the coding sequence ATGGATAAGCAGGAAAGATACAAAAGAAAACGCCGTCGGCTACTGATGCGCACGGCAATATTGCTCACGCTTACCGCCGGGGTTGTTTACGTGTTTTACACGAATTTTATTCAAGCGGAACCGAGTATGGTTTCCGAAGGAGAACAGGCGCCAAACTTCGCGTTAATGGATATGGATGGCGAGAGGGTGGAGCTTGCCGATTACGAAGGCGAGGGAGTGTTTCTCAATTTCTGGGGAACGTTCTGCCCGCCCTGCGAAGACGAAATGCCTTACATGGAAGACGAGCACCAAGCATATGCGGATGAAGATGTAGAAATCTTGGCTGTTAATGTCGGTGAGTCCGAATTAACGATTGATCGCTTTGCCCAGCGTCATCAATTGACTTTTCCCATTCTAATGGATGAACATCGAAATGTGCTCGACCAATACGGCGTCGGGGAACTTCCCGCCACCTATTTGATTGACGAACACGGCGAAGTCCAACATATCCGAACCGGCGGCATGAGCGAGCAACACGTCGAGGATTTTATGGCTGAGATTAATCCGGCTGCTTCATAA